One Nonomuraea angiospora DNA segment encodes these proteins:
- a CDS encoding Orn/Lys/Arg family decarboxylase, with the protein MERTVLAAVTERPDADSALAEQLRRVCAAMDELGLQVRWTHRAEDGLAVVGSDASLSAVLVAWEAPGAEELLGAVSRRFRGLPVFLMTHEQELPLWVYEVIQGYVFPLEDTPRFIAGRIAYAAEQYAENILPPFFGALRRLEDHHRYSWHTPAHAGGVAFLKSPVGRAFFDFYGERLLRTDLSISVTELGSPLDHTGPIGEAERNAARIFGADRTFFVVNGNSTANRIVGHHAIARDDTVLVDRNCHKSVQHALAISGARPVYLVPERNGLGLAGPIPPAALAADAIRALVAAHPLAAGAPAYAVITNSTYDGVCYDAVRVGELLGASVPRLHFDEAWFAYARFNPLYAGRYGMAIDERTLPGPGRPTVFTTQSTHKLLAALSQAAMLHVRPAERAPVDYDAFNETYLMHASTSPLYPMIASLDVAAAMMDGPSGPFLTGEAIVEAVRFRQAMVRLAARIREDGRRPDWFFGVWQPRTITDPRTGRSVPFAEADPALLCAEPRCWTLEAGAAWHGFDGMAEDYGLLDPVKVTITCPGADAATGTLDWGIPARIVAAYLQRRGIVVEKTGDHTLLVLFSMGITKGKWGTLIDALTDFKNAYDDDLPLAEVLPGFGPPAVSLQKFCTLVHEKLRDSELGKLLDQVFTTLPEPVSTPADCYQAMIRARTERVRLADLPGRVAAATVVVTPPGIPMLMPGEATGPADGPLMTYLRALEDFDRAFPDLATEIHGAHRDGDGCYWVEVVKA; encoded by the coding sequence ATGGAGCGAACGGTTCTGGCCGCCGTCACCGAACGTCCCGACGCCGACTCGGCACTAGCCGAGCAGCTCCGCCGCGTGTGCGCGGCGATGGACGAGCTCGGGCTCCAGGTGCGCTGGACCCATCGGGCCGAGGACGGCCTGGCGGTGGTCGGGTCCGACGCGTCGCTGTCGGCGGTGCTGGTGGCGTGGGAGGCGCCGGGGGCCGAGGAGCTGCTGGGCGCGGTCTCCAGGCGGTTCCGCGGCCTGCCCGTCTTCCTGATGACGCACGAGCAGGAGCTTCCGCTGTGGGTCTACGAGGTCATCCAGGGCTACGTCTTCCCGCTGGAGGACACCCCGCGCTTCATCGCCGGCCGCATCGCCTACGCGGCCGAACAGTACGCCGAGAACATCCTGCCGCCGTTCTTCGGCGCGCTGCGGCGCCTTGAGGACCACCACCGCTACTCCTGGCACACGCCGGCGCACGCCGGAGGCGTGGCGTTCCTCAAGTCGCCGGTGGGGCGGGCGTTCTTCGACTTCTACGGGGAGCGGCTGCTGCGCACCGATCTGTCCATCTCCGTCACCGAGCTGGGCTCGCCGCTCGACCACACCGGCCCGATCGGCGAGGCAGAGCGCAACGCCGCCCGGATCTTCGGCGCCGACCGCACGTTCTTCGTGGTCAACGGAAACTCCACCGCCAACCGCATCGTCGGCCACCACGCGATCGCCCGCGACGACACCGTCCTGGTCGACCGCAACTGCCACAAGTCGGTCCAGCACGCGCTGGCCATCAGCGGGGCCCGCCCGGTCTACCTCGTGCCCGAGCGCAACGGGCTCGGGCTGGCGGGCCCGATCCCGCCCGCCGCGCTGGCGGCGGACGCGATCCGTGCGCTGGTGGCCGCGCACCCCCTGGCCGCCGGAGCGCCGGCGTACGCGGTGATCACCAACTCCACGTACGACGGGGTGTGCTACGACGCGGTGCGGGTCGGCGAGCTGCTGGGCGCCAGCGTGCCGCGGCTGCACTTCGACGAGGCGTGGTTCGCCTACGCCCGGTTCAACCCGCTCTACGCCGGCCGCTACGGCATGGCGATCGACGAGCGCACGCTGCCCGGCCCCGGCCGTCCCACCGTGTTCACCACCCAGTCGACGCACAAGCTGCTGGCCGCGCTGTCGCAGGCGGCGATGCTGCACGTCCGTCCCGCGGAGCGGGCGCCGGTCGACTACGACGCGTTCAACGAGACCTACCTCATGCACGCCTCCACCTCGCCGCTCTACCCGATGATCGCCTCGCTGGACGTCGCGGCGGCGATGATGGACGGCCCGTCGGGGCCGTTCCTCACCGGGGAGGCGATCGTCGAGGCGGTCCGGTTCCGGCAGGCGATGGTGCGGCTGGCCGCGCGCATCCGCGAGGACGGCCGGCGTCCCGACTGGTTCTTCGGCGTCTGGCAGCCCCGTACGATCACCGATCCGCGCACCGGGCGGAGCGTCCCGTTCGCCGAGGCCGACCCGGCGCTGCTCTGCGCCGAGCCCCGGTGCTGGACGCTGGAGGCGGGGGCGGCATGGCACGGGTTCGACGGGATGGCCGAGGATTACGGCCTGCTCGACCCGGTCAAGGTGACGATCACCTGCCCGGGGGCCGACGCCGCCACCGGCACGCTCGACTGGGGCATCCCGGCCCGCATCGTGGCCGCCTACCTGCAGCGGCGCGGCATCGTCGTGGAGAAGACCGGCGACCACACGCTGCTGGTGCTGTTCTCCATGGGGATCACCAAGGGCAAATGGGGCACCCTGATCGACGCGCTCACCGACTTCAAGAACGCTTACGACGACGACCTGCCCCTGGCGGAGGTGCTGCCCGGCTTCGGGCCGCCTGCGGTCTCGTTGCAGAAGTTCTGCACCCTGGTCCACGAGAAGCTGCGCGACTCCGAGCTCGGCAAGCTGCTCGACCAGGTCTTCACCACCTTGCCGGAGCCGGTGTCCACCCCCGCCGACTGCTACCAGGCCATGATCCGGGCCCGCACCGAACGCGTCCGGCTGGCCGACCTGCCGGGCCGGGTCGCTGCGGCCACGGTGGTGGTCACCCCGCCCGGCATCCCCATGCTGATGCCCGGCGAGGCGACCGGTCCGGCCGACGGTCCGCTGATGACCTATCTGCGGGCTCTGGAGGACTTCGACCGGGCCTTCCCCGACCTGGCCACCGAGATCCACGGCGCCCACCGCGACGGCGACGGCTGCTACTGGGTGGAGGTCGTCAAGGCCTGA
- a CDS encoding tripartite tricarboxylate transporter permease — protein MDNLNLLLDGFANVMSPGNLLVALIGVIAGTAVGVLPGIGPAMTVALLLPITYGMDPTQAFILFAGIFYGGMYGGSTTSILLNTPGESSSVITSIEGNKMAKAGRAAQALATAAIGSFVAGTIATLALVLVTPFVVSFAISLGAPDYFAIMLLAFVAVSATLGGSRVRGFASLLIGLVIGTIGIDGVTGQQRLTLGIPQLADGVDVVVVAVGIFAVGEALWTAAHLRRKAAPVVPVGRPWMGAEDWKRSWKPWLRGTALGFPFGALPAGGAEIPTFLSYATEKRLARRPEEFGNGAIEGVAGPEAANNASAAGTLVPMLAIGLPTTAVSAVMLAAFESYGIQPGPLLFERQPTLVWTLIASLFVGNLLLLVLNLPLAPAWARLLRIPRPYLYAGILFFASMGAYAVNAQPFDLILLLLLGLLGFGMRRFGLPVLPLIVGVILGPRAELQGRRSLQLSGGDLSGLLGGPVSYTIYAVILVLLAWPLIKRFVRRG, from the coding sequence ATGGACAACCTGAACCTTCTGCTCGACGGCTTCGCCAACGTCATGTCCCCGGGCAACCTTCTGGTCGCTCTCATCGGCGTGATCGCCGGCACCGCCGTCGGCGTGCTGCCCGGCATCGGCCCCGCCATGACCGTGGCGCTCCTCCTGCCGATCACCTACGGCATGGACCCGACTCAGGCGTTCATCCTGTTCGCCGGCATCTTCTACGGCGGCATGTACGGCGGCTCGACCACCTCCATCCTGCTCAACACCCCCGGCGAGTCCTCCTCGGTCATCACCTCCATCGAGGGCAACAAGATGGCCAAGGCAGGCAGGGCGGCCCAGGCCCTGGCGACCGCGGCCATCGGCTCGTTCGTGGCCGGCACGATCGCCACCCTCGCGCTCGTGCTCGTCACCCCGTTCGTGGTCAGCTTCGCCATCAGCCTCGGCGCGCCCGACTACTTCGCGATCATGCTGCTGGCCTTCGTCGCCGTCTCGGCCACGCTGGGCGGCTCCCGGGTGCGCGGTTTCGCGTCCCTGCTGATCGGGCTGGTCATCGGGACGATCGGCATCGACGGCGTCACCGGCCAGCAACGGCTCACGCTCGGCATCCCGCAACTCGCCGACGGCGTCGACGTGGTCGTCGTCGCCGTCGGCATCTTCGCCGTCGGCGAGGCGCTGTGGACCGCCGCGCATCTGCGCCGCAAGGCCGCCCCCGTCGTCCCGGTGGGACGCCCCTGGATGGGTGCCGAAGATTGGAAGCGCTCGTGGAAGCCCTGGCTGCGCGGCACCGCGCTCGGCTTCCCCTTCGGCGCCCTGCCCGCCGGCGGCGCCGAGATCCCCACCTTCCTGTCGTACGCCACCGAGAAGCGGCTGGCCAGGCGGCCCGAGGAGTTCGGCAACGGCGCCATCGAAGGCGTCGCCGGGCCGGAGGCCGCCAACAACGCCTCGGCCGCCGGCACGCTGGTGCCGATGCTGGCCATCGGCCTGCCCACCACGGCCGTGTCCGCGGTGATGCTCGCGGCGTTCGAGTCGTACGGCATCCAGCCCGGCCCGCTGCTGTTCGAGCGCCAGCCGACGCTGGTCTGGACGCTGATCGCCAGCCTGTTCGTGGGCAACCTGCTGCTGCTCGTCCTCAACCTGCCCCTGGCCCCCGCCTGGGCCAGGCTGCTGCGCATCCCCCGGCCCTACCTGTACGCGGGCATCCTGTTCTTCGCCTCCATGGGCGCCTACGCGGTCAACGCCCAGCCGTTCGACCTGATCCTGCTGCTGCTCCTCGGGCTGCTCGGCTTCGGCATGCGCCGCTTCGGGCTGCCGGTGCTGCCGCTGATCGTCGGCGTCATCCTCGGCCCCCGCGCCGAACTCCAGGGCCGCCGCTCCCTGCAACTGTCCGGCGGGGACCTGTCGGGCCTGCTCGGCGGGCCCGTCTCCTACACGATCTACGCGGTCATCCTCGTCCTGCTGGCCTGGCCGTTGATCAAGCGATTCGTCCGGAGAGGCTGA
- a CDS encoding cupin domain-containing protein, translating to MSKDRFILLKPGEVRPSRVPMPPVFGLKARTEDTEGRLSLLEVTLALDIPRHVHHVADECVYVLDGVLEVEFDDRVEHVAAGGFVLLPHGVPHALRRGSTPPPRVIQISTPGGWECYLEDAAEAGPEATTTDGRFDPKKLSAIAAKHQITYEER from the coding sequence ATGTCGAAGGATCGTTTCATCCTGCTCAAGCCCGGCGAGGTACGGCCGAGCCGGGTCCCCATGCCGCCCGTGTTCGGCCTCAAGGCCAGGACGGAGGACACCGAGGGCAGGCTCTCCCTGCTGGAGGTGACCCTGGCCCTCGACATCCCCCGGCACGTCCACCACGTGGCCGACGAATGCGTGTACGTGCTGGACGGGGTGCTGGAGGTCGAGTTCGACGACCGGGTCGAGCACGTCGCGGCGGGCGGGTTCGTGCTGCTGCCGCACGGTGTCCCGCACGCCCTGCGCAGGGGATCCACCCCGCCTCCGCGGGTGATCCAGATCTCCACGCCGGGCGGATGGGAGTGCTACCTCGAGGACGCCGCCGAGGCCGGACCGGAGGCCACCACCACTGACGGACGGTTCGACCCCAAGAAGCTCAGCGCCATCGCCGCCAAGCACCAGATCACCTACGAGGAGCGGTGA
- a CDS encoding MFS transporter, with product MTGRWQMIVALSLCVALFAANWTALDVAQQEISRDLDLTSAAGVWLIYLYPAALLGVLIPVKGRLGVLLLGLGAFGLASAAAAFAANGAMLIGCRAGQGLAVAIVLRAGFELTREHFRGTEWWPALVIPVVLAVPALIAGPLIGVVITNFLSFRWIFLINVPLTVVALVLVALFTPRTAPNMQARA from the coding sequence GTGACTGGACGATGGCAGATGATTGTCGCCCTGAGCTTGTGCGTGGCGCTCTTCGCGGCGAACTGGACCGCCCTGGACGTGGCTCAGCAGGAGATCTCCAGGGACCTCGACCTGACCTCGGCCGCCGGCGTATGGCTGATCTACCTCTATCCCGCCGCCCTGTTAGGGGTGTTGATCCCCGTGAAGGGCCGGCTCGGCGTGCTCCTCCTGGGGCTCGGCGCGTTCGGCCTGGCCTCGGCGGCGGCCGCGTTCGCCGCGAACGGCGCCATGCTGATCGGCTGCCGGGCCGGGCAGGGACTTGCGGTCGCGATCGTGCTGCGGGCCGGCTTCGAGCTCACCCGGGAGCACTTCCGCGGCACCGAGTGGTGGCCGGCGCTGGTGATCCCGGTGGTGCTCGCCGTCCCGGCCCTGATCGCGGGGCCCCTGATCGGCGTCGTCATCACCAACTTCCTGTCCTTCCGGTGGATTTTCCTGATCAATGTGCCGCTGACCGTCGTGGCCTTGGTGCTGGTCGCGCTCTTCACGCCCCGCACGGCCCCGAACATGCAGGCGCGCGCCTGA
- a CDS encoding TetR/AcrR family transcriptional regulator produces MSTPPTRRKPRTDAERNRDRVLEAARALFAEHGYDVQMSEVARVAGVGVGTLYRKFPTREALIEAVAERRSAELVAFARERCLAEGDPSQALARFLRHVGEVLADHRGMSEVIEQAMGSTEPQGEPRAKLHAVVGELIDAARAGGTVGPDVTAADVNMVVCGLAAVIRHSAGDWRRFTEIALSGLRP; encoded by the coding sequence ATGTCAACTCCGCCGACCCGCCGCAAGCCGCGTACCGACGCCGAGCGCAACCGGGACCGCGTCCTGGAGGCGGCCCGCGCGCTGTTCGCGGAGCACGGCTACGACGTGCAGATGTCGGAGGTCGCCCGCGTGGCCGGGGTCGGCGTCGGCACCCTGTACCGCAAGTTCCCGACCCGTGAGGCCCTGATCGAGGCCGTCGCAGAGCGCCGCTCCGCCGAGCTGGTCGCCTTCGCGCGGGAGCGATGCCTGGCCGAGGGTGATCCCTCTCAGGCGCTGGCCCGGTTCCTGAGGCACGTCGGTGAGGTGCTGGCGGATCATCGTGGCATGTCGGAGGTGATCGAGCAGGCCATGGGCTCGACCGAGCCGCAAGGGGAGCCGCGCGCGAAGCTCCACGCCGTCGTCGGGGAGCTGATCGATGCGGCGCGAGCCGGCGGCACGGTCGGGCCGGACGTGACGGCCGCGGACGTCAACATGGTCGTGTGCGGGCTGGCGGCCGTCATCCGGCATTCCGCGGGTGACTGGCGGCGGTTCACCGAGATCGCGCTCAGCGGCCTCCGGCCGTGA
- a CDS encoding RNA polymerase sigma factor: MSGTSRAEVDDASCIERSRRDPEVFAEVFRRHAADITRYVTRRLGEDAADDVVAETFLAAFRQRDGYDLSRPSARPWLYGIATNLMRRHVRTEVRQLRVVERTGADPVTASFAERSDERLSAEASRRRLAGALAALPKGHRDALLLVAWGGLSYAEAAEALGVRLGTVQSRINRARGRLRAELGGINPSATVSEESVCE, encoded by the coding sequence ATGAGCGGGACGAGCCGGGCCGAGGTGGATGACGCCTCGTGCATCGAACGGTCCCGGCGCGACCCCGAGGTGTTCGCCGAGGTCTTCCGCCGGCACGCCGCGGACATCACCCGCTACGTCACGCGCCGGCTGGGCGAGGACGCCGCCGACGACGTGGTGGCCGAGACGTTCCTGGCGGCGTTCCGGCAGCGCGACGGCTACGACCTGTCCCGCCCCAGCGCGCGGCCCTGGCTGTACGGCATCGCCACCAACCTGATGCGCCGCCACGTCCGGACCGAGGTCCGGCAGCTGCGCGTCGTGGAGCGCACCGGTGCCGACCCCGTCACGGCGTCGTTCGCCGAGCGCAGCGACGAGCGGCTGAGCGCCGAGGCGTCCCGGCGGCGGCTGGCGGGCGCGCTGGCGGCGCTGCCCAAGGGGCACCGTGACGCGTTGCTGCTGGTCGCGTGGGGCGGGCTCAGCTACGCGGAGGCCGCCGAGGCGCTGGGCGTACGCCTGGGGACCGTGCAGTCGCGCATCAACCGGGCCCGGGGCAGGCTCCGGGCCGAACTCGGCGGGATCAACCCTTCGGCCACCGTCAGCGAGGAGTCCGTCTGTGAATGA
- a CDS encoding CU044_5270 family protein, translating into MTRLERFRSEVPQPDPDRLRANEDRLLAAIAQDARRLGQDEEGRPRRFGQDEEGRPRRFGQDAEGRPRRFGQDAEGRPRRAPFRLPRPAQGAQGRARRTASRLRRFGLVTGLAAALAAGAVVVATRRADPPAVIRTMPAAASEVLTRAAQNATRTPELHPEPGQFLVYESRTMDPATGEDRDRRPMRYLSRAVRKVWLPVDGDATGGFIEEEVLEPKPWPGWPIPPEARENLGRHGPSKLADFDDRAEFLRNDYAYVSRLPTDPRKMYEHLYTQLGNTRQDDTDAWDRVRGLLTEAYLPAAQRAALFRAAAAIPGVVTVEHAVDAAGRAGIAAARVDPVLGQRQEYIFDRETYLYLGERSVVTDAARAGAPVGTVLTSSAQLSVSVADHGPSAAARD; encoded by the coding sequence ATGACCAGGCTCGAGCGGTTCCGCTCGGAGGTCCCCCAGCCCGACCCGGACCGGCTGCGCGCGAACGAGGACCGGCTGCTGGCCGCCATCGCCCAGGACGCGCGCCGGCTCGGCCAGGACGAGGAGGGCCGTCCGCGCCGGTTCGGCCAGGACGAGGAGGGCCGTCCGCGCCGGTTCGGCCAGGACGCGGAGGGCCGTCCGCGCCGGTTCGGCCAGGACGCGGAGGGCCGTCCGCGCCGCGCCCCCTTCCGCCTGCCCCGGCCCGCCCAGGGGGCGCAAGGCCGCGCGCGCCGTACCGCCTCCCGCCTGCGCCGGTTCGGCCTGGTGACCGGCCTGGCCGCCGCGCTGGCGGCCGGGGCCGTGGTCGTCGCGACCCGCCGGGCCGACCCGCCCGCGGTCATCCGCACGATGCCCGCCGCCGCGTCCGAAGTCCTCACCCGGGCAGCGCAGAACGCGACCAGGACGCCCGAGCTGCACCCCGAGCCCGGCCAGTTCCTCGTCTACGAATCGCGGACCATGGACCCCGCCACCGGCGAGGACCGCGACAGGCGCCCCATGCGCTACCTGTCCCGCGCCGTGCGCAAGGTCTGGCTGCCCGTGGACGGCGACGCGACGGGCGGGTTCATCGAGGAGGAGGTGCTGGAGCCCAAGCCGTGGCCCGGCTGGCCGATCCCGCCCGAGGCCCGCGAGAACCTCGGCCGCCACGGCCCCTCCAAGCTCGCCGACTTCGACGACCGCGCCGAGTTCCTGCGCAACGACTACGCCTACGTGAGCCGCCTGCCCACCGACCCGCGCAAGATGTACGAGCACCTCTACACCCAGCTCGGCAACACCCGGCAGGACGACACCGACGCCTGGGACCGGGTCCGCGGCCTGCTCACGGAGGCGTACCTGCCCGCGGCCCAGCGCGCCGCCCTGTTCCGCGCGGCGGCGGCCATCCCCGGCGTCGTCACCGTCGAGCACGCCGTGGACGCCGCCGGGCGCGCGGGCATCGCCGCGGCCAGGGTCGATCCCGTGCTCGGGCAGCGGCAGGAGTACATCTTCGACCGCGAGACGTACCTCTACCTGGGCGAGCGCAGCGTCGTCACTGACGCGGCCCGGGCCGGGGCGCCGGTGGGCACGGTGCTGACCTCCTCGGCGCAGCTCAGCGTCTCGGTCGCCGACCACGGGCCGTCAGCAGCAGCGAGGGACTGA
- a CDS encoding amidohydrolase family protein codes for MDTHDLVLGGARVLDPETGLDTVAHVGVTGGVISAVSARPLSGREHLDVSGLAIAPGWIDLHSHSHTVAGHRLQALDGVTTVLDLEAGISPVSEAYAAAAAEGRPLNYGFSASWGMARMAAVGGLPHGGGLAAALGAIGSPAWQAEAGRAQLQALLGLIEADLADGALGIGLLIGYAPRVDPREYVAVAGLAAKAGTPTYTHARDLVEQTPDLPIDGAEEIVMAAVETGAHMHYCHVNSTSLRQLDRVLTLVERVRAEGARVTTEAYPYGAGMTGIGAAFLAPEALPASGIGPQSIVYVPTGERVADAETLRRLRAADPGGLAVIHFFDEDDPADLAFVDRALLSPGTVVGSDAMPLTWVGGPPEPLAWPLPPSAVTHPRTAGTFSRVLRRHVRETGRLTLLEAVARCSLLPARVLEDAVPAMRRKGRIQPGCDADLVVFDPGTVGDRATYARSTTPSAGYAHVLVGGRFVVRSGELLLDALPGRPIRR; via the coding sequence ATGGACACCCATGACCTCGTGCTGGGCGGCGCCCGGGTCCTCGACCCGGAGACCGGTCTCGACACCGTCGCCCACGTAGGCGTGACCGGCGGCGTGATCTCGGCGGTCTCGGCGCGGCCGCTGTCCGGCCGCGAGCACCTCGACGTCTCCGGGCTGGCGATCGCGCCCGGCTGGATCGACCTGCACAGTCACTCCCACACCGTCGCCGGGCACCGGCTGCAGGCGCTCGACGGCGTCACCACCGTGCTCGACCTGGAGGCGGGGATCAGCCCCGTGTCGGAGGCGTACGCCGCGGCCGCGGCGGAAGGGCGCCCGCTCAACTACGGCTTCTCCGCCTCCTGGGGCATGGCCAGGATGGCCGCGGTCGGCGGGCTGCCGCACGGCGGAGGGCTGGCCGCCGCGCTCGGCGCCATCGGCAGCCCCGCCTGGCAGGCGGAGGCCGGCCGGGCGCAGCTCCAGGCGCTGCTCGGGCTGATCGAGGCCGACCTCGCCGACGGGGCCCTCGGGATCGGCCTGCTGATCGGGTACGCGCCCAGGGTGGACCCGCGGGAGTACGTCGCGGTCGCCGGGCTCGCCGCCAAGGCGGGCACGCCCACCTACACCCACGCCCGCGACCTGGTCGAGCAGACGCCTGACCTGCCGATCGACGGCGCCGAGGAGATCGTCATGGCGGCCGTCGAAACGGGCGCCCACATGCACTACTGCCACGTCAACAGCACGTCGCTGCGCCAGCTCGACCGGGTGCTGACGCTGGTGGAGCGGGTGCGGGCCGAGGGCGCGCGGGTGACCACCGAGGCGTACCCCTACGGCGCGGGGATGACCGGCATCGGCGCCGCCTTCCTCGCCCCCGAGGCCCTGCCCGCCTCCGGCATCGGGCCTCAGTCCATCGTCTACGTCCCCACGGGAGAGCGGGTCGCCGACGCGGAGACGCTGCGCCGGCTGCGTGCCGCCGACCCGGGCGGGCTCGCGGTCATCCACTTCTTCGACGAGGACGACCCCGCCGACCTGGCGTTCGTCGACCGGGCACTGCTCAGCCCCGGCACCGTCGTGGGCTCCGACGCCATGCCGCTGACCTGGGTGGGCGGACCGCCCGAGCCGCTGGCCTGGCCGCTGCCGCCGTCCGCCGTCACGCATCCCCGTACGGCGGGGACGTTCTCGCGCGTGCTGCGCCGCCACGTCAGGGAGACGGGCCGCCTCACGCTGCTGGAGGCGGTGGCCCGCTGCAGCCTGCTGCCCGCCCGGGTGCTGGAGGACGCCGTGCCCGCCATGCGGCGCAAGGGCAGGATCCAGCCGGGCTGCGACGCCGACCTGGTCGTCTTCGACCCGGGGACGGTCGGGGACCGGGCCACCTACGCCCGCAGCACCACGCCCTCGGCCGGTTACGCGCACGTGCTGGTCGGCGGCCGGTTCGTGGTGCGGTCGGGAGAGCTCCTCCTCGACGCGCTGCCCGGCCGCCCCATCAGGCGCTGA
- a CDS encoding substrate-binding domain-containing protein produces MTAVVVVVNVSQDDPPPPPPLTIVRGVIGSEKKAFFEDPRVQQALAGQGVKVEVESAGSRQIATSINLDRYDFAFPSSAPAGESIQRARHVNTKYTPFSSPMAIATFQPIVDVLAKAGVVKKGPVPTFSVDRYLGLVTSGTKWAQLSRNSAYPVDKNVLVSTTDPRTSNSAAMYLATASYVANGNAVVHGTTAEKSVLPLMTQLFTSQGYTDNTSEGPFNEYLTVGMGPTPMVWIYEAQYVDAAARGRLKPGMALMYPSPTVLSQHTLVPLTPTGDRIGRLLSTDPELQGLAAEHGLRSGDATRFAKVAADHDVPVPKDLIDVVDIPSYDTLEHLLDGVAKSYG; encoded by the coding sequence GTGACCGCCGTCGTCGTCGTGGTGAACGTCAGCCAGGACGACCCCCCGCCCCCTCCCCCGCTCACGATCGTGCGCGGGGTGATCGGCTCCGAGAAGAAGGCGTTCTTCGAGGATCCGCGCGTGCAGCAGGCCCTCGCCGGCCAGGGCGTGAAGGTCGAGGTCGAATCGGCGGGCTCGCGCCAGATCGCCACCTCGATCAACCTCGACCGGTACGACTTCGCGTTCCCGTCGAGCGCGCCCGCGGGCGAGTCGATCCAGCGCGCGCGTCACGTCAACACGAAATACACGCCGTTCTCCTCGCCGATGGCGATCGCGACGTTCCAGCCGATCGTGGACGTGCTGGCCAAGGCGGGCGTGGTGAAGAAGGGGCCCGTCCCGACCTTCAGCGTCGACCGCTATCTCGGGCTCGTCACGTCGGGCACGAAATGGGCCCAGCTCTCGCGTAACTCCGCCTACCCCGTCGACAAGAACGTCCTGGTCTCCACGACGGACCCGCGCACGTCGAATTCCGCGGCCATGTACCTGGCGACGGCCAGCTATGTCGCCAACGGCAACGCGGTCGTGCACGGCACCACCGCCGAGAAGAGCGTGCTGCCCCTGATGACCCAGTTGTTCACCAGCCAGGGCTACACCGACAACACCTCCGAGGGCCCGTTCAACGAATACCTGACGGTGGGCATGGGGCCGACCCCGATGGTCTGGATCTACGAGGCGCAGTACGTGGACGCCGCCGCGCGGGGCCGGCTCAAGCCCGGGATGGCGCTGATGTACCCGTCGCCGACGGTGCTGTCCCAGCACACGCTGGTACCGCTCACCCCGACGGGCGACCGGATCGGACGCCTCCTGAGCACCGACCCGGAGCTGCAGGGCCTCGCCGCCGAACACGGGCTCCGCTCGGGCGACGCCACCCGGTTCGCCAAGGTCGCCGCGGATCACGACGTGCCCGTCCCGAAGGACCTCATCGACGTGGTCGACATCCCTTCGTACGACACGCTCGAGCACCTGCTCGACGGCGTCGCCAAGTCTTACGGCTAG
- a CDS encoding glycerophosphodiester phosphodiesterase: MRKIAATTLAIITPLAGAGASAAPAAAEVTPDRSQVVVIGHRGAAGHRPEHTQGGYELAVAMGADWIEPDLVPTKDHVLVVRHENEISGTTDVSLHPEFAARKTTKVVDGRNVTGWFTEDFTLAELKTLRAVERLPAIRQRNTVYNGYYQVLTFQEVLDLAKRLSRQYGRQVGVFPETKHPTYFRSIGLPLEEPLIETVKRNGLNRPGGPVVVQSFEPSSLKRVAKDLRVPLWQALGTTGQPYDLTAAGDPTTYADMMKPEGLAKIAQYAQWIGPDKSSAIPLNPDGSSGTPTTLVSDAHKAGLKIGVYTFRSENQYLPLQLRRGQVATDHGDALAEYRAHLDLGVDAFVTDYPDAAVLARGERGKPHKQVQPEQQFDNGLPEEGRQ, translated from the coding sequence GTGCGAAAGATCGCGGCCACCACGCTCGCCATCATCACCCCCCTAGCCGGAGCCGGCGCGAGCGCCGCTCCGGCCGCCGCCGAGGTCACGCCCGACCGGTCCCAGGTCGTCGTCATCGGCCACCGCGGCGCGGCGGGCCACCGCCCCGAGCACACGCAGGGCGGCTACGAGCTCGCCGTGGCCATGGGCGCCGACTGGATCGAGCCCGACCTGGTGCCGACCAAGGACCACGTGCTGGTCGTCCGGCACGAGAACGAGATCTCCGGCACCACCGACGTGTCGCTGCACCCCGAGTTCGCCGCGCGCAAGACCACCAAGGTCGTCGACGGGCGCAACGTGACCGGGTGGTTCACCGAGGACTTCACGCTGGCCGAGCTGAAGACGCTGCGCGCGGTCGAGCGGCTGCCCGCGATCCGCCAGCGCAACACCGTCTACAACGGCTACTACCAGGTGCTCACCTTCCAGGAGGTGCTCGACCTGGCCAAGCGGCTCTCCCGCCAGTACGGCAGGCAGGTCGGCGTCTTCCCCGAGACCAAGCACCCGACGTACTTCAGGTCGATCGGGCTGCCGCTGGAGGAGCCGCTGATCGAGACCGTCAAGCGCAACGGCCTCAACCGGCCGGGCGGCCCGGTCGTGGTGCAGTCGTTCGAGCCGTCCAGCCTCAAGCGGGTGGCCAAGGACCTGCGCGTGCCGCTGTGGCAGGCGCTGGGCACCACCGGCCAGCCGTACGACCTGACCGCGGCCGGGGACCCGACGACCTACGCGGACATGATGAAGCCGGAGGGCCTGGCGAAGATCGCGCAGTACGCGCAGTGGATCGGGCCGGACAAGTCCTCGGCGATCCCGCTCAACCCGGACGGCAGCTCGGGCACCCCGACGACGCTGGTCTCCGACGCGCACAAGGCGGGACTGAAGATCGGCGTCTACACCTTCCGCAGCGAGAACCAGTACCTGCCCCTGCAGCTGCGCCGCGGCCAGGTCGCGACCGACCACGGTGACGCGCTGGCGGAGTACCGCGCGCACCTGGACCTGGGCGTGGACGCGTTCGTCACCGACTACCCGGACGCCGCCGTCCTGGCGCGGGGCGAGCGGGGCAAGCCGCACAAGCAGGTGCAGCCCGAGCAGCAGTTCGACAACGGGCTGCCGGAAGAGGGCCGGCAGTAG